The Asticcacaulis sp. EMRT-3 region ATTATCAGGATTTCGACGCTGAACTGGCGGGCCTGCCGGGTAAATATGCACCGCCGCAGGGTGCGCTTCTGCTGGCAAGCCATGATGCGCGGATGATCGGCTGCGTGGCGATGCGACCGCTGGCCTCCGGCGTCTGCGAGATGAAACGGCTCTATGTCACGCCACAAGGCCGGGGACTTGGCGTGGGGCGCGCCCTGATCGACGCGGTTCTGTCGGAGGCGCGACGGCTCGGCTACGGCGAGATGAAGCTCG contains the following coding sequences:
- a CDS encoding GNAT family N-acetyltransferase, which produces MTGHAPHIRAATTPRDIEAARGLFLTYAASLGIGLDYQDFDAELAGLPGKYAPPQGALLLASHDARMIGCVAMRPLASGVCEMKRLYVTPQGRGLGVGRALIDAVLSEARRLGYGEMKLDTLPQMTAAIALYQEAGFAPAPAYYDTPIAGTLFMARTL